The following proteins are co-located in the Brevibacillus laterosporus DSM 25 genome:
- a CDS encoding cysteine hydrolase family protein produces the protein MIDKTALVIVDTQSIITYHSYHGEEIVGKISSLQAKARELNIPVLFIQHIGPAGTPFEEGAHMTEIHPTVAPLEGEIVIKKTACDSFFETSLHQELIDRDIKHLIIVGFQTQFCIDTACRSAVSRGYDVTLVGDCHSTANTPTLDAISIIDHHNETLNGLGTLHHHITVKDSSEIFSSELAR, from the coding sequence ATGATTGATAAAACAGCACTGGTTATTGTAGACACCCAGAGTATCATTACTTATCATTCTTATCATGGGGAAGAAATCGTTGGCAAAATTAGCTCATTACAAGCAAAAGCTCGTGAGCTCAACATCCCTGTTCTGTTTATTCAGCATATTGGTCCAGCTGGCACTCCTTTTGAAGAAGGGGCGCATATGACTGAAATTCATCCTACCGTTGCACCTCTTGAAGGTGAAATAGTTATTAAAAAGACAGCTTGCGATTCATTCTTTGAAACATCGCTACACCAAGAACTTATAGATCGAGATATCAAGCATCTCATTATTGTTGGCTTTCAAACTCAATTTTGTATTGATACAGCTTGCAGAAGCGCAGTCTCCCGCGGTTATGATGTAACCTTGGTTGGCGATTGCCATTCGACAGCAAATACGCCTACCCTGGATGCCATCTCCATTATTGACCATCATAACGAAACATTGAACGGACTAGGCACCCTCCATCATCACATCACAGTAAAAGATTCTAGTGAGATTTTTTCTTCCGAGCTAGCTCGCTGA